A single Desulfuromonas sp. DNA region contains:
- a CDS encoding multidrug effflux MFS transporter: MTKSRMLLLLALLSAFPPLATDMYLPAIPLLQQRWGEPLTVINLTLVGFFVSYCVFLLIYGPVSDRFGRRRPLLAGIGLFIFASLLCALSGSVGALIVSRVLQAAGAAAAAALAMAISKDVFRHDERARILAWIGVIMALAPAVAPIVGGWIMIWFSWRWIFVAQAAIAAVAWVGVLRMPETLQAPSSTGVLETAGIYLQLFRNRRYLGFALMVSMVVFPHFAFIAGSADIYITRLGLSEQTFGYLFAINAIAFMGGSLLCTRLLHRIGPRKVMTVGFAGLLAGGVIMLLRIFPGPWGLALPMSVVTFSLGLSRPPSNNLVLEQVDRHAGAASSLLVFIFFMLGAFSMWLISLDWGDKIGVIGILATAVGAVMLSIWLLLPSEWKCERGRRQAVG; the protein is encoded by the coding sequence ATGACAAAATCCCGCATGTTGCTCCTGCTGGCGCTCTTGTCCGCCTTTCCGCCGCTGGCCACCGATATGTACCTGCCGGCCATCCCGTTGCTCCAGCAGCGCTGGGGCGAGCCCCTGACGGTGATCAACCTGACCCTGGTCGGGTTTTTCGTCAGCTACTGTGTCTTTCTGCTGATCTACGGGCCGGTGTCGGACCGCTTCGGGCGGCGGCGCCCGCTCTTGGCCGGGATCGGTCTTTTTATCTTCGCCTCACTGCTGTGCGCCCTCTCCGGCAGCGTCGGCGCGCTGATTGTCTCAAGGGTTCTGCAGGCGGCAGGGGCCGCAGCCGCGGCGGCCCTGGCGATGGCGATCAGCAAGGACGTCTTCCGGCACGATGAGCGGGCGCGCATCCTGGCCTGGATCGGGGTGATCATGGCGCTCGCCCCCGCTGTGGCCCCCATCGTCGGCGGCTGGATCATGATCTGGTTCTCCTGGCGGTGGATCTTCGTCGCCCAGGCGGCGATCGCCGCGGTCGCCTGGGTCGGGGTGCTGCGGATGCCCGAGACGCTTCAGGCCCCCTCGTCAACGGGCGTGCTGGAGACGGCCGGGATCTACCTGCAGCTCTTCCGCAACCGGCGGTACCTCGGTTTCGCCCTGATGGTGTCGATGGTGGTGTTCCCCCATTTCGCCTTTATCGCCGGCTCGGCCGATATCTACATCACCCGCCTCGGCCTCTCCGAGCAGACCTTCGGCTACCTTTTCGCCATCAACGCCATCGCCTTCATGGGCGGCTCCCTCCTCTGCACGCGCCTGCTGCACCGGATCGGCCCGAGGAAGGTGATGACCGTGGGGTTCGCCGGGCTGCTGGCCGGCGGCGTGATCATGCTGCTGCGGATCTTCCCCGGTCCCTGGGGGCTCGCCCTCCCCATGTCGGTCGTCACCTTCTCCCTCGGTTTGAGCCGCCCCCCGAGCAACAACCTCGTCCTTGAGCAGGTCGACCGCCATGCAGGCGCCGCCTCCTCGCTGCTGGTCTTTATCTTCTTCATGCTCGGCGCCTTCTCCATGTGGCTCATCTCCCTCGACTGGGGGGACAAGATCGGGGTGATCGGGATCCTCGCCACGGCGGTCGGCGCCGTGATGCTGTCGATCTGGCTGTTGCTGCCGTCCGAATGGAAGTGCGAAAGGGGCCGTCGCCAGGCTGTTGGGTGA
- a CDS encoding DEAD/DEAH box helicase: protein MSFESLGLRAELLSAIATQGYVTPTPIQTEAIPVVFAGGDLLAGAQTGTGKTAAFALPIVQMLCENTPQKKRRRPRALVLVPTRELAAQVSEQMQNYGRRLSLRSTMIYGGVNIQAQIERLKRGIDIVVATPGRLLDHAARGTIKLSEIEFLVLDEADRMLDLWFIDDILEVAEYLPEERQTLLFSATYSQSIKQLADELLDQPKRVEVERRNIAADDVSQAVYPVERSRKREMISHLIRKGEWSQVLVFARTRYSADKLTAELLFDGINTAAIHSNKSQSLRTRTLKEFKQGELRVLVATDVAARGLDIAHLPHVVNYELPDVPEDYVHRIGRTGRAGEAGRALSLVCPAEKPKLEAIERLLEVAIPRETIAEFPSVAIKRGMVVKPRKASSGPARPKKAEAKPKNAAAKPKKQKSTKTRTGGRKKTATPRPAAPKTGRRGSRS, encoded by the coding sequence ATGTCTTTTGAATCCCTTGGCCTGCGCGCCGAACTGCTGAGCGCGATCGCCACGCAGGGCTATGTCACTCCGACTCCCATCCAGACCGAGGCGATCCCGGTCGTATTCGCAGGCGGCGATCTGCTGGCGGGCGCCCAGACCGGCACAGGCAAGACGGCGGCTTTCGCCCTGCCAATCGTGCAGATGCTTTGTGAAAACACCCCGCAGAAAAAACGCCGCCGCCCGCGCGCGCTGGTTCTGGTGCCGACCCGCGAACTGGCGGCCCAGGTCAGCGAGCAGATGCAAAATTACGGTCGGCGCCTGTCGCTGCGCTCAACCATGATCTACGGCGGGGTGAACATCCAGGCTCAGATCGAACGGCTGAAGCGGGGCATCGATATCGTGGTGGCGACCCCGGGGCGGCTGCTCGACCACGCCGCACGGGGAACGATCAAGCTTTCCGAGATCGAGTTCCTGGTGCTGGACGAAGCCGACCGGATGCTCGATCTGTGGTTTATCGACGACATCCTCGAGGTGGCGGAATACCTTCCGGAAGAGCGCCAGACCCTGCTCTTTTCGGCCACCTATTCGCAAAGCATCAAGCAGTTGGCCGACGAACTCCTCGATCAGCCGAAGCGGGTCGAGGTGGAACGGCGCAATATCGCCGCCGATGACGTGAGCCAGGCGGTCTATCCGGTCGAACGCAGCCGCAAGCGGGAAATGATTTCGCACCTGATCCGCAAGGGGGAATGGAGCCAGGTCCTGGTCTTCGCCCGCACCCGCTACAGCGCCGACAAGCTGACCGCCGAACTGCTCTTCGACGGAATCAACACCGCCGCCATCCACAGCAACAAGAGCCAGTCGCTGCGGACGCGGACCCTCAAGGAGTTCAAGCAGGGGGAGCTTCGGGTGCTGGTCGCCACCGATGTCGCGGCGCGCGGACTCGACATCGCGCACCTGCCGCACGTGGTGAACTATGAGCTGCCTGATGTGCCTGAAGACTATGTCCACCGGATCGGCCGCACCGGCCGGGCCGGAGAAGCCGGGAGGGCCCTCTCGCTGGTCTGTCCCGCCGAGAAGCCGAAGCTGGAGGCGATCGAAAGGCTGCTCGAGGTTGCCATCCCCCGGGAAACGATTGCGGAATTTCCATCGGTTGCGATCAAGCGGGGGATGGTGGTGAAGCCGCGCAAAGCGTCCAGCGGCCCGGCCCGGCCCAAGAAGGCCGAGGCCAAGCCAAAGAATGCCGCGGCCAAACCGAAAAAGCAAAAGTCGACCAAGACCAGAACCGGCGGGCGGAAAAAAACAGCGACCCCGCGCCCCGCCGCCCCGAAAACCGGTCGCCGGGGGAGTCGGTCGTAA